Proteins encoded together in one Cyanobacterium sp. T60_A2020_053 window:
- a CDS encoding type II toxin-antitoxin system VapC family toxin, giving the protein MKFLLDTHILLWWLGDEAKLSPQIRAVICHPENMIFVSAATVWEMSIKKSLGKLFVPNNLLEKLKDNYFRVLDITAEHGLKVTDLPLHHKDPFDRMLIAQAMIEDLTIITLDTKFPLYDITLLID; this is encoded by the coding sequence ATGAAGTTTTTATTAGATACTCATATTCTCTTATGGTGGTTAGGAGATGAAGCAAAATTATCTCCCCAAATAAGAGCAGTTATTTGTCACCCTGAAAATATGATTTTTGTTAGTGCGGCGACGGTATGGGAAATGTCTATAAAAAAGTCTTTGGGTAAGTTATTTGTGCCTAATAACTTATTAGAAAAGCTGAAAGATAATTATTTTAGAGTTTTAGATATTACAGCAGAGCATGGATTAAAAGTAACGGATTTACCATTACATCATAAAGATCCTTTTGACAGAATGTTAATTGCTCAAGCGATGATTGAGGACTTAACGATTATCACCCTTGATACTAAGTTTCCTCTCTATGATATAACTTTGCTTATTGACTAA